The following are from one region of the Silene latifolia isolate original U9 population chromosome 9, ASM4854445v1, whole genome shotgun sequence genome:
- the LOC141601878 gene encoding uncharacterized protein LOC141601878, giving the protein MGAVAKWPRKTENPNPRKDDTKWCEFHMDIGHRTEGCFTLRKEVAYLLKAGYLKDLIKARGRNEDPSKSNQKQKQECNLPPPHPLYEVKFINDRSEICGLTRSTAKKIARAPQIKSHCKLGNIPPITFSDCDLVGIPDLHHDGLVISMHVGTANVRRILVDGGSSVNLIIMCSKP; this is encoded by the coding sequence ATGGGGGCAGTGGCCAAATGGCCCAGAAAGACGGAGAACCCTAATCCAAGGAAGGACGATACgaaatggtgcgaattccacatggatatAGGACATAGAACGGAGGGTTGCTTTACCCTTAGGAAAGAAGTGGCCTACCTATTGAAGGCAGGATACCTTAAAGATCTGATCAAAGCCAGGGGCAGGAATGAAGATCCCAGCAAAAGCAATCAGAAGCAAAAGCAGGAATGCAATCTTCCTCCACCACATccactctatgaagtaaaattcataaatGACAGATCAGAAATTTGTGGTCTAACCCGTTCAACAGCGAAAAAGATAGCCAGGGCTCCTCAGATAAAGTCACACTGCAAGCTTGGCAATATACCGCCCATCACCTTCAGTGATTGTGATTTGGTGGGCATCCCTGACCTACATCATGACGGCCTGGTGATCTCCATGCACGTTGGAACTGCCAATGTAAGGAGGATcttggtagatggaggcagctcagtgaacctgatcataaTGTGCTCAAAGCCATGA